In the Helicoverpa armigera isolate CAAS_96S chromosome 28, ASM3070526v1, whole genome shotgun sequence genome, one interval contains:
- the LOC110382562 gene encoding gastrula zinc finger protein XlCGF57.1, producing MDEEVEIVMPGLKYLTSESEHICRLCFGSTEQQEVSLEDSVKLQRPYLDESLTFASMFAELGVVEEPSLPQVLCMNCATMTINSYLFKKLCQSSNENWNMVLNKLDTSLEQSSSTGPNVQTIFLMIKQDENLMFTSRKSLARSKKTALRKLREVLKAKQPCHRMKKQNSNAICEECGERFKSMCTLVRHRKLHSNDKLACTQCPKIFTSQAKLDEHSERVHYPKKIKCPKCPKMLSTNKMLKIHDKFHHVAAICKLCFVQFPSKKELRAHLDKHEVNKCPHCNKSFLNKQTFKLHLKICGTVYEQQPQFFCDICLKGYARKNGLRTHLKTDHGFGNVLSCNWCGKKFDAISRLNNHIVKHTKEKNFHCELCGGKFVTQAALVYHTRLHTGERPFPCDLCSETFLSASRRMMHKRRKHFGPTKECPICHVKFVTEHQLRKHVPRHYNPHSKLFVPGAETSYALQVSVNKIPSEELNI from the exons atggACGAAGAAGTTGAAATAGTAATGCCAGGGTTGAAGTATTTGACGAGTGAATCTGAGCACATTTGTAGGTTATGTTTTGGTTCGACGGAACAGCAAGAAGTATCGTTAGAAGATTCAGTAAAGCTCCAGCGACCGTATTTAGACGAAAGTCTTACCTTTGCCTCTATGTTCGCCGAGTTAGGA gTAGTTGAGGAGCCTTCTCTGCCACAAGTCCTGTGCATGAACTGTGCCACAATGACAATTAACTCTTATTTATTCAAGAAGTTATGTCAGTCTTCCAATGAGAACTGGAATATGGTCCTAAATAAATTGGACACTAGTCTAGAACAATCATCAAGCACAGGTCCTAATGTTCAAACCATTTTCTTAATGATAAAACAAGATGAGAATCTTATGTTTACCAGTAGAAAAAGCCTCGCACGGAGTAAAAAGACAGCCTTGAGGAAACTACGAGAAGTGCTCAAAGCTAAACAGCCATGTCATAGAATGAAGAAACAAAATTCCAATGCAATATGTGAAGAATGCGGGGAACGATTCAAATCCATGTGTACCCTCGTCAGACACCGGAAACTGCACAGTAATGACAAGCTCGCTTGCACCCAGTGCCCCAAGATCTTCACCTCACAGGCGAAACTTGATGAGCACTCCGAAAGAGTGCACTACCCTAAGAAAATAAAGTGTCCAAAATGCCCTAAAATGTTAAGcacaaacaaaatgttgaaaatacATGACAAGTTTCACCATGTGGCTGCTATATGCAAATTGTGCTTTGTTCAGTTCCCATCAAAAAAGGAATTACGAGCACATTTAGATAAACATGAAGTAAATAAGTGTCCGCACTGCAACAAATCATTTctcaacaaacaaacttttaaacttCATCTCAAAATTTGTGGCACTGTCTATGAACAGCAGCCACAGTTCTTTTGTGATATTTGTCTCAAGGGATATGCAAGAAAGAATGGTTTACGCACACATTTGAAAACAGACCATGGATTTGGAAATGTACTATCTTGCAATTGGTGTGGCAAAAAGTTTGATGCAATAAGTAGATTAAATAATCATATAGTCAAGCATACGAAAGAGAAGAATTTTCATTGTGAACTCTGTGGGGGTAAATTTGTTACTCAAGCAGCTTTAGTTTACCACACGCGACTGCATACTGGTGAACGACCTTTTCCGTGCGACTTATGCAGTGAAACTTTCCTTTCGGCTTCTCGGAGGATGATGCACAAGAGACGAAAACACTTCGGCCCTACGAAAGAGTGTCCTATTTGTCATGTTAAGTTCGTCACGGAACATCAGCTAAGGAAGCATGTGCCCAGGCATTACAATCCACATAGCAAGCTGTTTGTGCCTGGAGCTGAAACTTCTTATGCATTGCAAGTGTCTGTCAACAAAATCCCTTCTGAAGAActgaatatataa